From one Catellatospora sp. IY07-71 genomic stretch:
- a CDS encoding ABC transporter permease, translated as MSTTAVPQADGAAAGYRPARTLTYATEFARQWRRKRTQLALGFMVLLPVILLIAFELGGEDDDGRSGRGQFSQLSDAAISGGLNFAMFALFVSASFLLVVVVALFHGDTVAAEASWGSLRYLLAVPVPRARLLGIKLAVALSYSALAMLTLLGTALLLGSLRYGWHPLQSGLAAEIPPAEGVLRLLATAGFLGVNMLVVAGLAFLLSVLTDAPLGAVGGAVLLYIVSSILDQITALGELRNFLPTHFAQAYLGLLTTPMQFDDIIKGTISAICYFTLFVALAFARFTRKDVVS; from the coding sequence ATGAGCACGACGGCTGTTCCGCAGGCGGACGGCGCGGCGGCGGGTTACCGTCCCGCCCGCACGCTGACCTACGCGACCGAGTTCGCCCGGCAGTGGCGGCGCAAGCGGACCCAGCTCGCGCTGGGCTTCATGGTGCTGCTGCCGGTCATCCTGCTGATCGCGTTCGAGCTGGGCGGGGAGGACGACGACGGCCGCTCCGGCCGGGGCCAGTTCTCCCAGCTCTCCGACGCGGCGATCTCCGGCGGCCTGAACTTCGCCATGTTCGCGCTGTTCGTCTCGGCCAGCTTCCTGCTGGTCGTGGTGGTGGCGCTGTTCCACGGCGACACCGTCGCCGCCGAGGCGAGCTGGGGGAGCCTGCGCTACCTGCTCGCCGTGCCGGTGCCCCGGGCCCGCCTGCTCGGCATCAAGCTCGCGGTCGCCCTGAGCTACTCCGCCCTGGCCATGCTGACCCTGCTGGGCACGGCCCTGCTGCTCGGCTCGCTCCGCTACGGCTGGCACCCGCTCCAGTCCGGCCTGGCCGCCGAGATCCCACCCGCCGAGGGCGTGCTGCGCCTGCTCGCCACCGCCGGCTTCCTCGGCGTCAACATGCTCGTCGTAGCGGGCCTGGCCTTCCTGCTCTCCGTCCTGACCGACGCCCCGCTGGGCGCGGTCGGCGGCGCGGTCCTGCTCTACATCGTCTCGTCGATCCTCGACCAGATCACCGCCCTCGGCGAACTCCGCAACTTCCTCCCCACCCACTTCGCCCAGGCCTACCTCGGCCTGCTGACCACACCGATGCAGTTCGACGACATCATCAAGGGCACCATCTCGGCCATCTGCTACTTCACCCTCTTCGTAGCCCTCGCCTTCGCCCGCTTCACCCGCAAGGACGTCGTCTCCTAA